The following nucleotide sequence is from Salinigranum halophilum.
TACTTCGGCTTCGACCACAAGCCCGCCGACCGCTTCTTCTGGGTGTCGGACATCGGCTGGATGATGGGGCCGTGGACGTTGATTGGAAACCACACCTTTGGAGGAACTATCTTCATGTACGAGGGCGCGCCCGACCAGCCCCAGCCAGACAGATTCTGGGAGATGATCGACCGTCATTCACTCACGACGTTCGGTATCTCTCCGACCGCGATTCGCGCCCTTCGCAAGCACGGCGACGAGTGGGTCGAATCCCACGACCTCTCGTCGATTCGCCTCCTCGGGTCGACCGGCGAGCCGTGGGACCCCGAGTCCTGGCAGTGGTTCTACGAGCACGTCGGTGGGTCGGAAGCGCCCATCATCAACATCTCGGGCGGGACCGAAATCTGCGGCTGTTTCCTCATGCCGATGCCCACCCAACCGCTCAAGCCGACTTCGCTCGGCGGGCCCGGCCTGGGCATGGACATCGACATCGTGAACGATTCTGGAGAATCCATCGCCGACACCCACGAGCGCGGCTTCCTGGTCGCGCGCGACTCGTGTCCGTCCACCACCAAATCGCTGTGGTCGGGCGATGAACGGTACCTCGAAGAGTACTGGTCGACGTGGCCCGACGTGTGGGACCACGGCGACTGGGCGCAGAAAGACGAAGACGGCTTCTGGTTCCTCCACGGCAGAGCCGACGACGCGCTCAACGTCGCGGGGCGAAAAGTCGGCCCGGCCGAAATCGAAGGCGTGCTGACCGAACACGAGGGGGTGAACCAGGCCGCTGCTGTGGGCGTTCCCGACGACACGACGGGGACCGCAGTGGTCGCGTACGTCGTGCTCGAAGAGGGAGTCGAGGGGAGCGACGAGTTGCGCGCAGAGTTGTCGGCGCTCGTCGGCGACGAACACGGCAAGCCGTTCCGCCCGCGCGAAATCCTGTTCGTCTCGGAGTTCCCCAAAACCCAGTCGGGGAAGGTCATCCGCCGCGCCATCTCCTCGATTTACCAGGGCGAAGAACTCGGCGATATGTCGAGTATCGAGAACCCCGCCGCGCTCGACGAACTCAAAAACGCATCCTGA
It contains:
- a CDS encoding acyl-CoA synthetase produces the protein DEWFADAVETQDDAYDTKSLPSNQESMLLYSSGTTGKPKGIVHTHAGVQMQCAKEIYFGFDHKPADRFFWVSDIGWMMGPWTLIGNHTFGGTIFMYEGAPDQPQPDRFWEMIDRHSLTTFGISPTAIRALRKHGDEWVESHDLSSIRLLGSTGEPWDPESWQWFYEHVGGSEAPIINISGGTEICGCFLMPMPTQPLKPTSLGGPGLGMDIDIVNDSGESIADTHERGFLVARDSCPSTTKSLWSGDERYLEEYWSTWPDVWDHGDWAQKDEDGFWFLHGRADDALNVAGRKVGPAEIEGVLTEHEGVNQAAAVGVPDDTTGTAVVAYVVLEEGVEGSDELRAELSALVGDEHGKPFRPREILFVSEFPKTQSGKVIRRAISSIYQGEELGDMSSIENPAALDELKNAS